GGAGGCGTTGCTTTTGTTTACTGGGATGCTGAGGATTGGGTTTATGCCGAACCAGTTTACGTTTGGGAGTGTTCTCAAGGCTGCTGGAGCGTTGGAGAGTGGCGAAACGGGTAGGCAACTACATGGGACATGTGTGAAGTGTGGATATGAAGAGAATGTTTATGTTGGGAGTGCTCTTGTGGATATGTATGCAAGGTGTGGACTAATGGATGAAGGGAAGATTGTGTTTGACAAGTTAAGTTGCAAGAATGAGGTATCTTGGAATGGTTTGATTGCTGGGTATGCAAGGAAAAGTGAGGGAGAAATTGCTGTGAGGCTTTTCTCTGAGATGAAAAGAGGCGGTTTTCAGCCTACCCACTTTACGTTTTCTAGTGTTTATGCAGCCTGTGCAAGCATTGGAGCTCTAGAGCCCGGGAAATGGGTGCATGTGCATATGATCAAATCAGGGTTAGAACTTATTGCTTTTATTGGGAATACTCTGCTTGATATGTATGCTAAGTCTGGTAGCATTGATGATGCCCGAAAGGTTTTTGATCGGTTAGTGAAAAAGGATGTGGTCTCTTGGAACTCGATGCTTACCGCCTATGCTCAACATGGACTTGGAAAAGAAACCGTAGAGTGCTTTGAGGAAATGCGTAGGATAGGACCTGAACCTAATGAAGTGACTTTTCTTTGTGCTCTCACAGCTTGCAGTCATGCTGGGCTTCTAGACAAAGGAATGCATTATTTTGAATTgatgaagaaatttaaaatagaaCCTAATATTTCACATTATGTGACCATTATTGATCTATTTGGTCGATCAGGTCAACTTGGCCGTGCTGAAAAGTTCATTAATGAAATGTCAATTGAACCAAATGCAGCCGTTTGGAAAGCTTTGCTTGGAGCTTGTAGGATGCATAAAAATTTAGAGTTGGGTGTTTATGCAGCTGAACGTGTGTTTGAACTTGATCCACATGATTCAGGGCCACACATTTTGCTGTCCAACATCTATGCCTCTGCTGGTAGGAGAAGTGATGCTGCAAGAGTTAGAAAAATGATGAACCAGAGTGGAGTTAAGAAAGAACCTGCTTGTAGTTGGGTGGAGATTGAGAATGCTGTTCATATGTTTGTAGCAAATGATGATGCCCATCCACAGAGAGAGGAGATCCGCAATATGTGGGAGAAGATAACTGATAAAATTAAGGAAATTGGCTATGTGCCAGACGCTAGCCACGTGCTTTGGTTTACGGATCAGCAGGAGAGGGAAGAGAGGTTGCAGTACCATAGTGAACGACTTGCGTTAGCATTTGCACTTCTCAATTCTCCACCTGGGTCCCCTATCCGTATAAAGAAGAATATCAGAGTTTGTGGTGATTGCCATACTGCGTTTAAGTTTGTTTCAAAGGTGGTGGACAGGGAAATCATCTTGAGAGACACAAATCGGTTCCATCATTTTCGCAATGGTTCTTGTTCCTGTGGAGACTACTGGTAGTGCAAAAATAATTTCCCATAAATGCAATGGTTTAACTATCAAAGACTCGTTTAAATTATCTGTGGTAACGTGAAATCATTCTGGATTTGACTATCATGTTGGACATTGTTGGGATTGGATGATGCATGTTTTCCTACCAAAATTGGTTGTTGGCATATACACAAGCATCTTTTATATATGCAGTCATCCATCCAATGGATTAGAGGTTTTTTTTTGCCTTATAAGGCTGGTTTTGACTATTTAATTGCTTTCTAACTCATGGTTAGAACCAGGTTACTCTCA
This Solanum dulcamara chromosome 1, daSolDulc1.2, whole genome shotgun sequence DNA region includes the following protein-coding sequences:
- the LOC129900724 gene encoding pentatricopeptide repeat-containing protein At3g24000, mitochondrial — translated: MTKAIHVTNRSIFNSIIPIARQFFSTSCAVASLESDPEGVRKLLGSSMGVLQDKDLLKKAPNGELLVLYLIDNGAMEPDASLYNQLLKKCTEWKRLKEGKVVHEHFLRSRFRHYTVPNNMLINMYAKCESMADARKVFDEMPERDMVSWTALITGYSQNEGAKEALLLFTGMLRIGFMPNQFTFGSVLKAAGALESGETGRQLHGTCVKCGYEENVYVGSALVDMYARCGLMDEGKIVFDKLSCKNEVSWNGLIAGYARKSEGEIAVRLFSEMKRGGFQPTHFTFSSVYAACASIGALEPGKWVHVHMIKSGLELIAFIGNTLLDMYAKSGSIDDARKVFDRLVKKDVVSWNSMLTAYAQHGLGKETVECFEEMRRIGPEPNEVTFLCALTACSHAGLLDKGMHYFELMKKFKIEPNISHYVTIIDLFGRSGQLGRAEKFINEMSIEPNAAVWKALLGACRMHKNLELGVYAAERVFELDPHDSGPHILLSNIYASAGRRSDAARVRKMMNQSGVKKEPACSWVEIENAVHMFVANDDAHPQREEIRNMWEKITDKIKEIGYVPDASHVLWFTDQQEREERLQYHSERLALAFALLNSPPGSPIRIKKNIRVCGDCHTAFKFVSKVVDREIILRDTNRFHHFRNGSCSCGDYW